A segment of the Streptomyces sp. L2 genome:
CAACCCGTCCACCAGGAAGTCCACGACCCGCAGGCTCCGCTCGGAGTAGTCCAGCGGCAGCCGGTTGCGGGCGGTGACGCGCGCGACGAAATCGGCGGCGTACGACGACATGCCGGCCGCACACGGCACCCACGTACCCACTTTCCCCATGACCCCGTTTCCTTCCCTCGGCGGAGAGGGAAGGCGGAATCCCTTCCCCCGCTTCACCAAGCGGAAGCAAAGCCGGGTTCATCACGGGGTAGGGGTGTGGCGATCGCCATACAGGCACATCACAGCGGACGTACAACCTTCAGGGCACTCACGCGTCCGCGCGTGGAGAACGCAGCAGCCCTTGACCGTAACGGCCGGGGAGGCGGCCGACTGATCGGCCGAGCCCAGTCGCGGTCTACCGCAGGCCGTCGACGAACGCCTGCCAGGCCGGCGCCCCGACGGTCACCACGGGACCGGACGGGTTCTTGCTGTCACGCACCGGGACGGCACCGGCCGGGCAGCCGTCGGCGACCTGGACGCAGTCACCACCATTGCTGCCGCTGTACGAGGACGTGCGCCAGGCCGCACCGCCGGTGACGGTGCACTCGACGCAGTCGCCACCGGTGCTGCCGCTGTAGCTGGACTTACGCCACTGTGCGTTGCTCGGGCTGGGAGCGGTCTCCATAGCGTTCCTCCATCACGCGGGCGATCAGCGCCGCCGACTCCTCCACGGAGAGGGCCGCGGCCTGGAGCCGAGCGTAACGGAGTGCGGCGTCCCTGACCGTCTCGGGGTTGGCCGTCATATGGCCGGAGATCAGGTCCTCGGTGTAGATGATGTCCGGGTCGTCGTCGAAGCGCAGCGCGTTGAACGAACCATCCAGGCTGGTGTGTTCGCCGGCCGCGTTCGGCAGCACCTGGATGTTCATCCACCGGTGGCCGGTGAACTCCAACAGGCGGGCGAGTTGGCGGCGCATGACCTCCCGGCCGCCGATCGGCCGGAGCAGCACGGCCTCGTCCAGCACTGCCCAGGCCAGCGGCGGCTGTTCGCGCTCCAGGATCCGCTGGCGCTCCATGCGGGCCGCCACGAGGCTGTCCAGGTCGTCCGGGATGCCGGTGGCGAGCACTGCCCGCGCATACTCCTCCGTCTGCAGCAGCCCGTACACCAGCTGGGCCTGGTAGGTGGAGATGTACGTGGCCTTGGCCTCCATCTCCGCGTACGGCTGGAACCAGGTGGGGAGTTGGCTGCGCAGGACCAGGCCGACGAGGCGGGTGAAGAGGCCGTCCGTGCCGAGGGCGGCGTCGACACGCTCGGAGAAGTCGCGGGTGGGGACCTTCTTCGTGGTCTCGATCTGGCCGATCAGGGAGCCCGTGCAGAAGATGATCTCACCGAGCTGGCCCTGTTTCAGGCCGTGGGCCTCCCGGTGGCGGCGCAGCTCGTAGCCGTAGTAGTCGAGGGGGGAAGCGGTGGGGTCGAGGTTATGGACGTTGGCCACGGTGGCACCTCCGGCCTTCCAGCCTGCAACGCCTGACGGCGTTCGTTTCGTTGCGTAGCCGAGCGTATGCACCGCGTCGCACTGTGTGGGCATGAATCACGTAACTGGCCCACTGACGGGGGATGTTCGCTCGCGCTACCGCGCCGAGTTCGCGCTCGGCGGGCACTCGGTCCGGCACCTGCGGCGCATCCTGGGGCTGTACCTGCGGCACTGGGACCTGGAGGAGCTGGCAGACCGGGCCGAACTCGCGCTGGCCGAGCTGCTGACCAACGTCGTCCGGCACGTTCCCGGCCGGCGCTGCCGCGTCTGCTTCCTGTTCCTGCCCGGCGCGGTGCGCGTGGAGGTCTCCGACCGCTGCCCGCGACTCCCCCTCCCTGGCGACGGGGACCTTCTGTCGGACGGTGGACGAGGCCTGCTGCTCGTCGAGGCGGTCACCGACCGATGGGGCGTGGCACCGCACCCGGCCGGAGACGGCAAGACCGTCTGGTTCGAATGCGTGGTCAAGGCTGGTTCTTTGAGCCCCGTGAGAGCACCCACTGAGTAAACTCATTCACCAGGGCATCCTCCGACACGAGTCTCAAGCCCACACCGCTTTGACCACGGCATGGCCTGCTGAAGCCGCGCGTCGATAGAACCCCTGGAGGTCCTGGTGAATGTCCAGGAACTCCTGCCTGACCGCCGCCTCTTCCCCGGCCCAGCCGCTGAGCTTGGCACCGGCGATGTTCCAAAGCTCATCGAAAGAGACAGCCGCGAGGAAGGCCGCGGCCTGCGACACCCCAGGCGGCTCCAGAATCATCAGGGGAGGGTTGGAGGGGTCGGCGTCGGCGCTGTGTGCCACGGGGCGGCCGCCGTAAATCGGCAGCGTCCAGGGCTTGTCGACATCTGCCTCTAGAACCTCGGCTGCGGCATAGAGGTCATTGACGGAGCTGAAGACCTTCTCGATCGAGTCGGCGATACCTGCCGCGTACTCGTCGGGGTGGTTGTCCCAAGCCTCGGACATGAAGGCCGCAAGCCAGGTGTGGTCGTCCCGGAACTCGGACTCCGCGACGGTGCGAAGGTGCAGGTGGATGCTCACCGCGACGAGACCTCCATTTCGGTGGCCCGCTGTCGGGCCGAACGGACACATTCACTCGATGGAACTGACGGGGGGAGCGGGACGGCCCGTCTTGGGAAACAGAGCCCGGCGGGGCCGCACGGCATCCATGCAGCGCATGGAATTACTTTCACCGAGCGGCCCCGCCTACTCCTTGCGGGGGCCGGCCGAACGGACGCACCCGGTACGGCCGGCCATGATCAGGCGATCAAAGCGTACGCCTCTTTGAACATCGCTCCGGCCGCCGCGAAACTCGGCACGTCATCCGCAACACCGAGACCGCCGGTGCCCACATCCTCGGCCACCGTGCCGACTGCAAGCGTGGTGGCCGAGAGACCAAGGCCCACGCCTCCCAGGATGTCGAGGAAGGAATGCCCTCCGCTCTCATTCCCAGTGCGCTTTTATTCGTCTCCGTCAGTGTCGTACGCGATCACGCCCGGAGAGATCTGTGACGGCCAGATCTTGACCATTTCGTTCGGCTTTGCATAGTTCGGAACCACTCCCGGCGGGAAGTCGAATCCGACCTTCGCTACGCGCTTGTCACCGGATGCCTTGAGCTGTTCCTGTAGATACTTGACCTTGTTCTCAACTTCCTTCTTTCCCTTCCGCTCCGCGTCTCCGCCGGCATGCTTGGCGTCCCAGACGTAGACCGCGTCGTCGGTCCAGTACAGGAGGTCGGCATAACCGACTCCCTTCCCTGGCTTTTTGGACGAACCTCCGGCGATTGTGTTGCGGTCGTCCCGGGGGCCACCGGAGGCGCTCAGGTCCATGCTCACCGAGCCGCCGCCCATCGGCTGGAACGCGGCCAGGTACGTCGCAACGAACATGATCGCGGTGTCGTGTCCACCATCGTATTGATCGAAGTGGCACGACCCGCAGAAGTCGTTCGGGTTGAACAGCTGCGCCACTGTGTCACCACAGGAGAGACACGTCCCGCCACTGCCACCGCCGCCGCCGCCGCCGTCCAGCATGCGCCCGTCGAGTTCGACGAGGCTCGTCGGGTTGCCACCGCCGAACGCGTACCGGTTGCGTGGCCCGCCACCCCCGGTCGCGGCGCCGGGATCTTCCTGCACGTCAACGGCAGCGGCGCCACGGCGGGGTGCGTCTCGGTGCCCCGGGCCACCATGGGCCGGATCATGGGCTGGATCACGCCGTCCGCACACCCCCGGATCGCCATCGGCTGACGTTCGCCGCCAAACCTCCGCGGAACGTGATCCACACCACTCAACAGTCTCCACCAGTGATGTTTCGGAGGCGCGTCCCGCTGGATGGGTCAGGGGCACTCCTGTGGGGGGTGCGCTGCCGTGACCTTTTTGTTCCTTGAGTTTCTTCCTGTGGGGTGGGTGCGTCTTGAGTCGTCGTACGTCGCACGCGTACAGACCGCTGAGTCTCAAACGCCGAGCGTGGCTGACGCTCGGCGCGGTGGTCCTCGGGGGTGGGGGGATCGTGGGCTACGCCCTGGCCAGCCCGTCCGCGGACCACGGTGCCGGCGGCCGGGCCAAGCGGCCGGTGAAGGTGTACGCCCTCACCCTGAAGGGCACCGGCAACGCCAAGCGGGCGCTGGCGCAGACGGGTACGCAGGAATTCTCGCTGCTGGGCGTGTCCTGGACCGGGGCCACGAAGAAGCTGCACGGCACGGCGCAGGTGCGGACCCGCAGCAGCGAGAGCGGCGAGTGGAGCGCCTGGCGGGACCTGGAGCTGGGCGTCGATCCGGCCCAGCACATCACGTCCCGGATGCGCGGCGCCTCCGAGCCGCTGTGGGTCGGTCCGTCCAACGGCGTCCAGGTCCAGGTGGTGGCCGCGGACGGCACCACGACCGCCGGGCTGCCCAAGGGACTTGAGGTCAACCTCGTCGACCCGGGTGTGGTGACCAAGGCGGAGACCCGGTCCACCGGCAGCTTGCTGGAGCCCGCCGGGTACGTCGCCGACGGCACGGCCTCACCGGCGGCCACGGAGTCGGCCCCGGCCCCGACCGCCTCGCCCGCGGACTCCGCTTCGGCTTCCGCTTCGGTCACGGACAGCGCGTCCCCGGCCGACTCGGCCTCGCCCGCCGCGAGCGACTCGGCCTCCGCGACCGCCTCCGCCTCCCCGTCCCCCAGCGAGACCAAGCCGACCGCGCCGCCCTCCACCGTCACCGAGCCGCCCGTCATCACGCGGGCACAGTGGGGCGCGGACGAGTCGAAGGTGGACGACCCGCCGTCGTACATCGACAGGATCCAGGCCGTGTTCGTGCACCACACGGCCGGCTCCAACAGCTACAGCTGCGCCCAGTCGGCCTCGCTGGTGCGCGGCATCATGGCGTACCACATCGACGTCAACGGCTGGAACGACCTCGGCTACAACTTCCTCGTCGACAAGTGCGGCCAGATCTTCGAG
Coding sequences within it:
- a CDS encoding DUF397 domain-containing protein, which translates into the protein METAPSPSNAQWRKSSYSGSTGGDCVECTVTGGAAWRTSSYSGSNGGDCVQVADGCPAGAVPVRDSKNPSGPVVTVGAPAWQAFVDGLR
- a CDS encoding helix-turn-helix transcriptional regulator: MANVHNLDPTASPLDYYGYELRRHREAHGLKQGQLGEIIFCTGSLIGQIETTKKVPTRDFSERVDAALGTDGLFTRLVGLVLRSQLPTWFQPYAEMEAKATYISTYQAQLVYGLLQTEEYARAVLATGIPDDLDSLVAARMERQRILEREQPPLAWAVLDEAVLLRPIGGREVMRRQLARLLEFTGHRWMNIQVLPNAAGEHTSLDGSFNALRFDDDPDIIYTEDLISGHMTANPETVRDAALRYARLQAAALSVEESAALIARVMEERYGDRSQPEQRTVA
- a CDS encoding ATP-binding protein, whose product is MNHVTGPLTGDVRSRYRAEFALGGHSVRHLRRILGLYLRHWDLEELADRAELALAELLTNVVRHVPGRRCRVCFLFLPGAVRVEVSDRCPRLPLPGDGDLLSDGGRGLLLVEAVTDRWGVAPHPAGDGKTVWFECVVKAGSLSPVRAPTE
- a CDS encoding DUF1877 family protein — protein: MSIHLHLRTVAESEFRDDHTWLAAFMSEAWDNHPDEYAAGIADSIEKVFSSVNDLYAAAEVLEADVDKPWTLPIYGGRPVAHSADADPSNPPLMILEPPGVSQAAAFLAAVSFDELWNIAGAKLSGWAGEEAAVRQEFLDIHQDLQGFYRRAASAGHAVVKAVWA